The following are from one region of the Simiduia agarivorans SA1 = DSM 21679 genome:
- a CDS encoding beta-ketoacyl synthase, which produces MVRLPVIVGFGGFSAAGRSGAHHAYRRTIIDSLDPDSRRQTLVALAAMMKLVRHDAASGEWIDLQAEGQPVIDEATLVERYEARILAGSLIRKIEPSYFDVDAVEWHKSVELAPCEQPVRFVTRERDLPEPLPASWQVKPLADEPGRVQVVIGDTLQVKIDSRREMPVKAAGQLPTGYDPADHYNARFHPRALQLAIVGASDAVHSLGIDWQTVVDAVNPDEIGVYASNAMSQLDENGFGGMLQQRLKGGRVSAKQCPLGLNTMPADFINAYVLGSVGQTGAIVGACATFLYNLQAAVNDITAGRRRVAVVGNAEAPLLPEVIDGYAAMGALASDDNLRKLDGQSETDAPDYRRASRPFGDNAGFTIAESTQYVILMDDELAVSLGADIHGAATDVFVNADGFKKSISAPGPGNYITMAKAVASAIDLFGPKLVRERSFVQAHGSSTPANRVTESEIFDRLAGVFGIEQWPVTAVKAFVGHSLAPASADQLVSTLGVFKYGIIPGIKTIDKLADDVHRQHLDICVADKTCEQGMDIAFLNSKGFGGNNATATVLSPRLVEQMLSARYDAETLQAYRTKREGTREAAARYHAEADCGRFNTIYKFGEGMIDEAALHITPDSLALPGFANAVPLKVKSPYKDLVK; this is translated from the coding sequence ATGGTCAGGTTGCCAGTCATTGTGGGTTTTGGTGGATTCAGTGCGGCGGGGCGCAGTGGTGCCCATCACGCCTATCGTCGGACCATTATCGACAGTCTTGATCCAGACAGCCGGCGTCAGACGCTGGTGGCACTGGCGGCTATGATGAAGCTGGTGCGCCATGATGCGGCATCCGGCGAATGGATTGACCTACAGGCCGAGGGGCAGCCGGTCATCGATGAAGCCACGCTGGTCGAGCGCTACGAGGCCCGTATTCTCGCAGGCAGCCTGATCCGGAAAATTGAACCCAGTTACTTTGATGTGGACGCGGTGGAATGGCACAAGAGTGTCGAGTTGGCGCCCTGCGAGCAGCCGGTGCGTTTCGTCACCCGCGAGCGCGATTTGCCGGAACCATTACCCGCCAGTTGGCAGGTCAAGCCGCTGGCGGACGAGCCTGGCCGCGTGCAAGTGGTTATCGGCGACACGCTTCAGGTCAAAATTGATTCCCGTCGGGAAATGCCGGTCAAAGCCGCGGGGCAATTACCGACGGGCTACGATCCGGCTGATCATTACAACGCCCGTTTCCATCCCCGCGCATTGCAGTTGGCCATCGTAGGCGCGTCGGACGCGGTGCATTCGCTCGGCATCGACTGGCAGACGGTGGTGGATGCGGTTAACCCGGATGAAATCGGGGTCTATGCCAGTAATGCCATGAGTCAGCTGGATGAAAATGGCTTTGGCGGCATGCTGCAGCAGCGTCTGAAAGGCGGGCGGGTGAGTGCCAAGCAGTGCCCCTTGGGCCTGAATACTATGCCGGCGGATTTTATTAACGCTTATGTATTGGGCAGTGTCGGGCAAACCGGTGCCATTGTCGGTGCCTGTGCCACCTTTTTGTACAACTTGCAGGCTGCGGTAAACGATATTACCGCGGGCCGTCGTCGGGTAGCGGTGGTGGGCAACGCTGAAGCGCCGCTACTGCCGGAAGTGATTGACGGCTATGCCGCCATGGGCGCGCTTGCCAGTGATGACAATTTGCGAAAACTCGATGGGCAAAGCGAGACTGACGCACCCGATTACCGGCGTGCGAGTCGGCCGTTTGGCGATAACGCGGGTTTCACGATTGCTGAGTCGACCCAGTATGTGATTCTCATGGACGACGAGCTGGCGGTGTCATTGGGTGCCGACATTCATGGTGCGGCTACCGATGTGTTTGTGAATGCCGATGGCTTCAAGAAATCCATTTCTGCACCGGGACCGGGCAATTACATCACCATGGCCAAAGCGGTGGCCAGCGCCATCGATCTGTTCGGCCCCAAGCTGGTGCGCGAGCGCTCGTTTGTTCAGGCCCATGGCTCGTCTACGCCGGCCAACAGGGTCACAGAGAGTGAGATTTTTGATCGCCTGGCGGGCGTGTTCGGCATCGAGCAATGGCCGGTGACGGCGGTGAAAGCGTTTGTTGGCCACTCGCTGGCGCCGGCCAGTGCGGATCAGTTGGTGTCGACCCTGGGTGTGTTCAAATATGGCATCATTCCGGGTATCAAAACCATCGATAAGCTGGCAGACGATGTGCATCGTCAGCATCTGGATATTTGTGTGGCCGACAAAACCTGCGAACAAGGAATGGATATCGCTTTTCTGAATTCGAAAGGCTTTGGCGGCAACAATGCAACGGCCACGGTGTTGTCGCCGCGCCTGGTAGAACAGATGCTCAGCGCCCGTTACGATGCAGAAACCCTGCAGGCGTATCGAACCAAACGGGAGGGCACGCGTGAAGCGGCAGCGCGTTATCACGCAGAAGCGGATTGCGGGCGGTTCAATACCATTTACAAGTTTGGCGAGGGAATGATCGATGAGGCTGCACTGCACATAACGCCAGACAGCCTGGCGCTGCCGGGCTTTGCCAACGCGGTACCTTTGAAAGTGAAGAGCCCTTACAAAGACCTGGTGAAATAA
- a CDS encoding TIGR04219 family outer membrane beta-barrel protein, with protein sequence MTASRFISAMTLCLVGSTAAVADTAGIHMGLGQWQSDISGSLGGISTDIQNFKKANNGHMYLAVEHPIPLLPNVRLAYQVLEQKGSFFPQGGSVQIQPKIDISHTDATFYYELLDNWISFDLGLGIRRYDGTSTLSAGGVTVQDRTVDVYLPTVYADANFDLPFTGLSVGANLTAGSMNDTEFSEMSARISYMFDGVADLGAELGYKQKDLTRIDGLDLDGDFSGPYLTLKAHF encoded by the coding sequence ATGACCGCTTCCCGTTTTATTTCTGCAATGACCCTTTGCCTGGTTGGCAGCACGGCAGCCGTTGCCGATACCGCTGGCATCCACATGGGCCTGGGCCAATGGCAATCTGATATTTCCGGCAGCCTGGGTGGCATCTCAACCGACATTCAGAACTTCAAGAAAGCCAATAACGGCCACATGTATCTTGCGGTAGAACACCCCATCCCGCTGCTGCCTAACGTGCGGTTGGCGTATCAGGTGCTCGAGCAAAAAGGCAGTTTTTTCCCGCAAGGCGGATCGGTGCAGATTCAACCCAAAATCGATATCAGCCATACCGACGCCACCTTCTACTATGAGCTGCTGGACAACTGGATCAGCTTCGACCTGGGTCTGGGCATCCGCCGCTACGACGGCACCAGCACACTGTCGGCGGGCGGTGTCACAGTGCAGGACAGAACCGTGGACGTTTACCTGCCCACCGTGTACGCCGATGCAAACTTTGATCTGCCGTTCACCGGCTTGTCGGTGGGTGCCAACCTGACCGCAGGCAGCATGAATGACACCGAGTTTTCGGAAATGAGCGCCCGCATCAGCTACATGTTTGATGGCGTTGCGGATCTGGGCGCAGAACTGGGTTACAAGCAAAAGGATCTGACCCGCATCGATGGGCTGGACCTCGATGGCGATTTTTCGGGCCCCTACCTGACACTGAAAGCCCACTTCTGA
- a CDS encoding LysR family transcriptional regulator codes for MDTQNLAAFCAVADCGSFSEAAGRLFITQPAISKRIANLENQLDCRLFDRIGRSVELTAEGQLLLPNARHILQTLADSRQALIDLKGGVGGQLRLACSHHIGLHRLPALLKGYRQTYPEVDIQVSFLDSEAAYDDIRHGRHDLALVTLSTDPGQDLVTERWWPDPMVFMCANHHPLAHRKNILAQDLVTYPALLPDPYSETTRLILQAFNQQGLEPGIANTTKSLDALRMLAEAGLGWTVLPNRLKTDQLTALKVTSFNAPLHRDLGCIRHKDRSLNNAARAFLTLANKMPEREPGL; via the coding sequence ATGGACACTCAGAACCTGGCCGCGTTTTGCGCGGTGGCCGACTGCGGCTCATTTTCGGAGGCTGCCGGGCGACTGTTCATCACCCAACCGGCGATCAGCAAGCGCATTGCGAACCTCGAAAACCAGTTGGATTGCCGTTTATTTGATCGCATCGGTCGCTCGGTCGAACTGACCGCCGAAGGCCAGCTGCTGTTGCCTAACGCCCGCCACATATTGCAAACCCTGGCAGATTCCCGCCAGGCACTGATTGACCTGAAAGGCGGCGTGGGCGGCCAGCTGCGCCTCGCCTGCAGTCATCACATCGGCCTGCACCGCCTGCCGGCGCTGTTGAAAGGTTACCGCCAGACCTACCCGGAGGTGGATATCCAGGTGAGTTTTCTGGATTCCGAAGCGGCCTATGACGATATCCGGCATGGCCGCCACGACCTGGCACTGGTGACACTTTCCACCGACCCCGGTCAGGACCTTGTGACCGAACGCTGGTGGCCTGATCCCATGGTGTTTATGTGCGCCAATCATCACCCGCTCGCCCACAGAAAAAATATCCTGGCACAGGATCTGGTGACCTATCCAGCCCTGCTACCCGATCCCTACAGTGAAACCACGCGCCTGATCTTGCAGGCATTCAACCAGCAGGGCCTTGAACCCGGCATTGCCAACACCACCAAATCACTCGACGCCCTGCGCATGCTTGCCGAAGCAGGTCTGGGCTGGACAGTGTTGCCCAACAGACTAAAAACCGACCAATTGACCGCCCTTAAAGTCACCTCCTTTAATGCGCCCCTGCACCGGGACCTGGGCTGCATCCGGCACAAAGACCGGAGCCTCAATAACGCCGCCCGCGCGTTTCTGACCCTGGCCAATAAAATGCCCGAGCGTGAACCGGGGCTTTAA
- the leuC gene encoding 3-isopropylmalate dehydratase large subunit translates to MTARTLYDKLWDAHLVKQRDDGSALIYIDRHIIHEVTTPQAFEGLRLAGRKPWRVDSILATPDHNVPTTQVERAAGVEGIEDPVSRIQVKTLDDNCDEFGILEFKINDRRQGIVHVIGPESGACLPGMTIVCGDSHTATNGALGALAHGIGTSEVEHVMATQCLVAKKMKNMRVQVDGVLGRGVTAKDVVLAIIAEIGTAGGTGYAIEFAGQVFRDMSMEGRMTVCNMAIEAGARAGIVAVDQTTIDYVKGRPYAPTGDVWEQAVAAWSDLHSDAGAQFDKVVTLDGARILPQVSWGTSPEMVVSVDAHVPDPEQEADPVKREGMKRALQYMGLRAGQAITDIKVDRVFIGSCTNSRIEDIRAAAAVVKGKRVAASVKQAMVVPGSGLVKEQAEAEGLDKILMEAGIEWREPGCSMCLAMNADKLGNGEHCASTSNRNFEGRQGYGGRTHLVSPAMAAAAAIAGHFVDVREF, encoded by the coding sequence ATGACAGCCAGAACCCTTTACGACAAGTTGTGGGATGCGCATTTGGTCAAGCAGCGCGATGACGGTTCCGCGTTGATTTACATAGACCGGCATATCATCCATGAAGTCACCACCCCGCAGGCGTTTGAGGGCCTGCGTCTGGCGGGGCGCAAACCCTGGCGGGTAGATTCGATTCTGGCTACACCGGATCACAATGTACCGACAACGCAGGTCGAGCGCGCCGCCGGTGTTGAAGGTATTGAAGACCCGGTCTCGCGCATCCAGGTAAAAACCCTGGACGACAATTGCGATGAGTTTGGCATCCTGGAATTCAAGATTAATGACCGGCGCCAAGGGATTGTGCACGTGATCGGGCCCGAGTCCGGTGCCTGCTTGCCCGGCATGACCATTGTGTGCGGTGATTCCCACACCGCGACAAACGGGGCTTTGGGCGCGCTTGCTCATGGCATTGGTACCAGTGAAGTGGAGCATGTGATGGCAACCCAGTGTCTGGTGGCCAAAAAAATGAAAAACATGCGGGTGCAGGTCGATGGCGTGCTGGGCCGCGGTGTGACTGCGAAGGATGTGGTGTTGGCCATTATCGCTGAAATCGGTACCGCCGGCGGCACGGGTTACGCGATTGAATTTGCCGGTCAGGTGTTCCGGGATATGTCCATGGAAGGGCGCATGACGGTCTGTAACATGGCCATTGAGGCCGGTGCACGCGCGGGCATAGTGGCGGTCGATCAGACCACTATCGACTACGTCAAAGGTCGCCCCTATGCGCCCACGGGAGACGTGTGGGAGCAAGCCGTGGCGGCATGGTCCGATTTACATTCGGATGCTGGCGCTCAGTTCGACAAGGTGGTCACCCTGGATGGCGCGCGTATTCTTCCGCAGGTGAGCTGGGGCACGTCGCCCGAAATGGTGGTGTCGGTGGACGCACATGTGCCCGACCCGGAGCAAGAGGCCGACCCGGTCAAGCGCGAAGGCATGAAGCGCGCGTTGCAGTACATGGGGCTGCGCGCGGGGCAGGCAATCACCGACATCAAAGTGGATCGGGTGTTTATTGGTTCCTGCACCAATTCGCGCATCGAAGATATCCGCGCAGCGGCAGCGGTGGTGAAAGGCAAGCGTGTGGCAGCCAGCGTGAAGCAGGCGATGGTGGTACCTGGCTCCGGATTGGTGAAGGAGCAGGCGGAAGCCGAAGGGCTGGATAAAATTCTGATGGAGGCCGGGATTGAATGGCGTGAGCCCGGCTGCTCCATGTGTCTGGCGATGAATGCCGACAAGCTCGGAAACGGCGAACATTGTGCGTCTACTTCCAACCGCAATTTTGAAGGGCGTCAGGGCTACGGTGGAAGGACCCATCTGGTCAGCCCAGCGATGGCGGCGGCGGCCGCTATCGCCGGTCATTTTGTCGATGTGCGTGAGTTTTAA
- the leuD gene encoding 3-isopropylmalate dehydratase small subunit has protein sequence MKAFTVVEGVVAPMDRANVDTDMIIPKQFLKSIKRTGFGKNLFDELRYLDEGQPDQDCSTRPLNPDFPLNQARYQGASILLARKNFGCGSSREHAPWALDDYGFRAVIAPSFADIFYNNCFKNGLLPIVLSDAEVDSLFADLYANEGFSLTVDLAKQQVLSPSGAVFHFEVDEFRKHCLLNGLDDIGLTLQDADAIRHYEQQRRQSAPWLFDAVVAGR, from the coding sequence ATGAAAGCATTTACCGTTGTTGAAGGCGTGGTGGCACCCATGGACCGTGCCAATGTGGATACGGACATGATCATCCCGAAGCAGTTTCTCAAATCCATCAAGCGCACGGGGTTCGGCAAAAACCTGTTTGATGAATTACGTTACCTGGACGAGGGGCAGCCCGATCAGGACTGCAGCACTCGCCCGCTGAACCCGGATTTCCCCTTGAACCAGGCCCGTTATCAGGGTGCCAGTATTTTGTTGGCCCGCAAAAACTTCGGTTGCGGCTCCAGCCGTGAGCATGCACCCTGGGCGCTGGATGATTACGGTTTTCGCGCTGTGATCGCCCCCAGTTTTGCCGACATTTTTTACAACAACTGCTTTAAAAACGGCTTGCTACCGATTGTGTTGAGCGATGCAGAAGTGGATAGCCTGTTTGCGGATTTGTACGCCAATGAAGGCTTTTCCCTGACGGTTGATCTGGCGAAGCAGCAGGTGTTGTCGCCATCCGGTGCGGTGTTCCACTTCGAGGTGGATGAGTTCCGCAAGCATTGTCTGCTCAATGGGTTGGATGATATTGGTCTTACACTGCAGGATGCGGACGCCATTCGGCATTACGAACAGCAGCGCCGGCAATCCGCGCCCTGGTTGTTTGATGCCGTGGTAGCCGGTCGTTAA
- the leuB gene encoding 3-isopropylmalate dehydrogenase produces MTKKILILPGDGIGPEIVAEARKVLDKVNAQYDLGLCFEEDLLGGAAIDQHGVPLADSTLDKARAADAILMGSVGGPKWDKLDRAIRPEKGLLKLRSSLQLFANLRPAILYPQLADASSLKPEVVAGLDILIVRELTGGIYFGEPRGIRTLENGEREGFNTYKYSESEIERIGRNAFEMAMKRNKRLVSVDKANVLEATVLWREVMDRLAPDYPEVTLSHMYVDNAAMQLVRAPKQFDVMVTGNMFGDILSDAAAMLTGSIGMLPSASLDKNGRGLYEPCHGSAPDIAGQGIANPLATILSASMMLRYTLNQPAVADAIELAVSKVLDQGLRTADIMSAGMVQVSTAAMGDAVVAAL; encoded by the coding sequence GTGACAAAGAAAATTCTGATTTTACCCGGTGATGGTATCGGCCCCGAAATCGTAGCGGAAGCCCGCAAAGTGCTGGACAAAGTCAACGCGCAGTACGATCTGGGGCTCTGTTTTGAAGAGGACCTGTTGGGTGGCGCGGCCATTGACCAGCACGGCGTGCCGCTGGCGGACTCGACGTTAGACAAGGCGCGAGCCGCTGACGCCATTCTGATGGGGTCGGTGGGCGGGCCGAAGTGGGACAAACTTGATCGCGCCATCCGTCCCGAAAAAGGATTGCTGAAGTTGCGCTCCTCGCTGCAATTGTTTGCTAATTTGCGCCCGGCGATTTTGTATCCCCAGTTGGCGGATGCGTCCAGTCTGAAGCCCGAGGTGGTTGCCGGTCTGGATATTCTGATCGTGCGCGAGCTCACCGGCGGCATTTATTTTGGTGAGCCGCGTGGCATTCGCACGCTGGAGAATGGTGAGCGCGAAGGCTTTAACACCTATAAGTATTCCGAAAGTGAGATTGAGCGCATCGGTCGCAATGCATTCGAGATGGCCATGAAGCGCAACAAGCGTTTGGTCAGTGTGGATAAGGCCAATGTGCTGGAGGCCACGGTGTTGTGGCGGGAAGTCATGGACCGGCTGGCGCCGGACTACCCCGAGGTGACGTTATCACATATGTATGTTGATAACGCCGCCATGCAGCTGGTGCGTGCGCCCAAACAATTCGATGTGATGGTTACGGGCAACATGTTTGGTGATATTCTCTCCGACGCGGCGGCCATGCTCACAGGTTCCATTGGCATGCTGCCTTCAGCATCGCTCGATAAGAACGGTCGGGGTCTGTACGAACCCTGTCACGGTTCGGCGCCGGATATTGCAGGTCAGGGGATTGCCAATCCGTTGGCAACCATATTGTCTGCCTCCATGATGCTTCGATATACCCTGAATCAGCCCGCTGTGGCGGATGCGATCGAACTCGCCGTGTCGAAGGTGTTGGATCAGGGCTTGCGCACCGCCGACATCATGTCGGCCGGCATGGTGCAGGTCAGTACCGCCGCCATGGGCGATGCGGTGGTGGCCGCACTTTAA
- the asd gene encoding aspartate-semialdehyde dehydrogenase, with amino-acid sequence MRVGFVGWRGMVGSVLMERMVAENDFADIEPVFFTTSNVGGKGPSIGKDIPPLKDANSIDELKTLDAIISCQGGDYTNAVFPGLRAAGWDGYWIDAASSLRMAEDAIIVLDPVNLDVIKDGLARGVKNYIGGNCTVSLMLMAIGGLYREGLVEWVSSMTYQAASGAGAQNMRELIGQMGAIHGAVKPLLDNPASAILEIDRQVADTMRGADFPVDNFGAPLAGSLLPYIDKQLDNLQSKEEWKGNAETNKILGRSANPLPVDGLCVRIGAMRCHSQGLTIKLNRDVPMADIEQILASANDWVKVIPNTREASLKDLTPTAVTGTLSVPVGRLRKMNMGPEYLSAFTVGDQLLWGAAEPLRRMLRVLLAR; translated from the coding sequence ATGCGTGTTGGATTTGTAGGTTGGCGCGGCATGGTGGGCTCTGTACTGATGGAGCGCATGGTGGCCGAAAATGACTTTGCCGATATTGAGCCGGTATTTTTTACTACCTCTAACGTAGGTGGCAAAGGCCCGTCGATTGGTAAAGACATTCCACCCCTCAAGGATGCCAACAGCATTGACGAACTGAAAACCCTGGACGCGATTATTTCCTGTCAGGGAGGCGATTACACCAACGCGGTTTTCCCCGGCCTGCGTGCGGCTGGTTGGGACGGTTACTGGATTGATGCTGCATCCAGTCTGCGCATGGCAGAAGACGCCATCATCGTGCTCGACCCGGTCAATCTGGATGTGATCAAGGACGGTCTCGCGCGGGGTGTGAAAAATTACATCGGCGGTAACTGCACCGTGAGTCTGATGTTAATGGCCATTGGTGGCCTGTACCGCGAGGGTCTGGTGGAGTGGGTCAGTTCCATGACCTACCAGGCTGCCAGTGGTGCCGGTGCGCAGAATATGCGTGAGTTGATTGGTCAGATGGGGGCGATTCATGGGGCGGTTAAACCCCTGTTGGATAATCCGGCTTCGGCCATTCTTGAAATTGACCGCCAGGTGGCCGATACCATGCGCGGTGCGGATTTCCCTGTCGACAATTTTGGTGCACCCCTGGCGGGTAGTCTGCTGCCCTATATCGACAAGCAGCTGGATAACCTGCAAAGCAAGGAAGAGTGGAAGGGCAATGCCGAGACCAACAAGATCCTCGGTCGTTCGGCCAACCCGCTGCCGGTGGATGGCTTGTGTGTGCGCATCGGCGCCATGCGTTGCCATAGCCAGGGTCTGACCATCAAACTCAATCGCGATGTGCCCATGGCAGACATCGAGCAGATACTGGCGTCGGCCAACGATTGGGTCAAAGTGATCCCCAATACCCGCGAAGCCAGCCTGAAGGACCTGACGCCAACGGCGGTCACCGGTACCCTGAGTGTGCCGGTTGGCCGGTTGCGCAAAATGAACATGGGGCCGGAATACCTGTCTGCCTTTACCGTCGGTGACCAGTTGTTGTGGGGCGCGGCTGAACCACTGCGCAGGATGCTGCGGGTATTGCTGGCTCGCTGA